One Phaseolus vulgaris cultivar G19833 chromosome 11, P. vulgaris v2.0, whole genome shotgun sequence genomic window carries:
- the LOC137826611 gene encoding aspartic proteinase CDR1-like, which produces MTTMSHSSLTILLLCLCYVSFSEALNGGFTVEIIHRDSPKSPLYRPTQTQFQRFSNAVRSSIHRANRFNQSFLSSNTVGSTLAADLGNYIMSYSVGTPEFKLFGIVDTGSDIIWLQCLPCKICYNQTTPIFNPSKSKTYKTLPCSSTSCKSVTYNTCSSPQGKSCEYSISYEDGTYSEGDLSLETLSLGSTNGSSVHFPATVIGCGRNNSFVSEELSSGIVGLGSGPVSLISQLSSSIDAKFSYCFAAKDDKPSKLSFGDAAVVSGSGTVSTPIGFHDQETHYYLTLEAMSVGNNRIEFRNSSSGSTGEGNIMIDSGTTLSLVPGYVYSKLESAVAAEVKLKRAKDPLKQLSLCYEGKFDEVHAPVITAHFRGDADVKLSVENSFIDAGDGIVCFAFLASETLSIFGNISQKNLLVGYDLHKKTVSFKPTDCSKQ; this is translated from the coding sequence ATGACAACAATGTCACATTCCTCTCTGACTATTCTTTTACTGTGTCTTTGTTACGTCTCTTTCTCAGAGGCTCTCAATGGTGGTTTCACTGTGGAGATCATCCACCGTGactcaccaaaatcaccactcTATCGTCCCACACAAACTCAATTCCAACGATTTTCCAATGCTGTTCGAAGCTCCATTCATCGTGCTAACCGTTTCAACCAAAGTTTTCTCTCTTCAAACACAGTTGGATCCACTCTAGCAGCAGACCTAGGTAACTACATCATGAGCTATTCAGTTGGAACCCCAGAATTCAAACTTTTTGGCATTGTTGACACAGGCAGTGACATAATTTGGCTACAGTGTCTACCTTGTAAAATTTGTTACAACCAAACCACTCCAATTTTCAATCCTTCAAAATCCAAGACCTACAAAACCCTTCCTTGTTCTTCTACTTCATGTAAATCAGTGACATACAACACTTGTTCTTCTCCTCAAGGGAAAAGTTGTGAATATAGTATTAGCTATGAGGATGGCACATACTCAGAAGGAGATCTTAGTTTGGAGACACTCAGTTTAGGCTCCACTAATGGCTCTTCTGTGCATTTTCCTGCAACTGTGATAGGATGTGGAAGGAACAATAGTTTTGTCTCTGAAGAGTTAAGTTCTGGCATAGTTGGTTTGGGAAGTGGACCTGTGTCTCTGATATCTCAATTGAGTTCTTCAATAGATGCAAAGTTTTCTTATTGTTTTGCAGCAAAAGATGACAAACCTAGCAAACTCAGTTTTGGAGATGCTGCTGTGGTTTCTGGGAGTGGCACTGTTTCCACCCCAATAGGTTTTCATGATCAAGAGACACATTACTACCTAACACTGGAAGCAATGAGTGTTGGAAACAACAGAATAGAGTTTAGAAACTCTTCATCTGGGTCTACTGGAGAGGGAAATATCATGATTGACTCAGGTACAACACTCAGTCTTGTGCCAGGTTATGTTTACTCAAAGTTGGAATCAGCAGTGGCAGCTGAAGTTAAGTTGAAACGAGCTAAGGATCCATTGAAACAGTTGAGCCTTTGCTATGAAGGTAAATTTGATGAAGTACATGCACCAGTGATAACAGCACATTTTAGAGGTGATGCAGATGTGAAGTTGAGTGTTGAGAACTCCTTTATTGATGCTGGTGATGGGATAGTTTGCTTTGCTTTCTTGGCAAGTGAAACTTTATCCATCTTTGGAAACATTTCTCAGAAAAACCTCTTGGTTGGCTATGATCTGCATAAGAAAACAGTCTCATTTAAGCCCACAGATTGTAGTAAACAGTGA
- the LOC137830312 gene encoding proline-rich protein 4-like, with protein MRMYCALFCFWFPLLLLSNLASVFATTQISGNEVNKYGNNAEGHDEESKFKGLFTKPIPFVKPILKPIPVIKPIPKPVPVVKPILKPIPVIKPILKPIPVIKPIPKPVPVIKPIPIPVFNKPVPKSISIKPTPKPIPDIKPIPSEEVKFKGLFPKPIPKIKAIPKVIPVVKPIYIPVVKPLPKIVPIVKPIPILKPKLVPIVKPIPILKPIPKPFTVKKPVPTVESEELLKPKPLFKKYIPKIPFHHQFKKPFVAPLPIHKPIPTP; from the exons ATGAGAATGTACTGTGCACTCTTCTGCTTCTGGTTTCCCTTGTTGCTCCTTTCCAACTTAGCTTCTGTTTTTGCCACAACTCAAATTTCAG GCAATGAAGTGAACAAGTATGGGAATAATGCAGAAGGCCATGATGAAGAATCAAAATTCAAAGGATTGTTTACTAAACCAATTCCATTTGTTAAACCTATTCTAAAGCCAATTCCTGTTATTAAACCTATTCCAAAGCCAGTTCCTGTTGTTAAACCTATTCTAAAGCCAATTCCTGTTATTAAACCTATTCTAAAACCAATTCCTGTTATCAAACCTATTCCAAAGCCAGTTCCTGTTATTAAACCTATTCCTATTCCAGTTTTTAATAAGCCTGTACCAAAATCAATTTCCATTAAGCCCACACCAAAACCAATTCCAGACATAAAGCCAATTCCCAGTGAAGAAGTAAAATTCAAAGGTCTTTTCCCAAAACCTATTCCCAAAATTAAGGCAATACCAAAGGTAATTCCAGTTGTTAAGCCTATTTATATTCCAGTTGTTAAGCCTCTACCAAAGATAGTTCCCATTGTTAAGCCAATTCCTATTCTTAAACCTAAGCTAGTTCCCATTGTTAAGCCAATTCCAATTCTTAAACCTATTCCAAAACCATTTACTGTGAAAAAGCCAGTCCCTACAGTTGAATCTGAAGAACTTTTGAAACCAAAGCCCTTGTTCAAAAAGTATATTCCTAAAATACCATTTCATCACCAATTCAAGAAACCATTTGTAGCACCATTGCCAATTCACAAGCCAATTCCAACTCCTTAA
- the LOC137810532 gene encoding aspartic proteinase CDR1-like → MTTMSNSSLTILLLCLCYVSFSEALNGGFTVEIIHRDSPKSPLYRPTQTQFQRFSNAVRSSIHRANRFNKTSVSPNTVESNVTLDIGDYTMSYSVGTPEFQVFGIVDTGSDIIWLQCQPCKICYDQTTPVFNSSNSKTYKTLPCSSSSCKSVFNTCSSPQEKTCEYSIRYEDGTHSEGDLSLETLTLGSTNGSSVQFPATVIGCGRNNSFSSEKSSGIVGLGSGPVSLISQLSSSIGGRFSYCFPMINDKPSKLSFGDAAVVSGSGTVSTPIGYHDQETHYYLTLEALSVGNNRIEFRNFSSGSNGEGNIIIDSGTTLTLLPGYVYTKLASAVAKEIKLDRVEDAFNQLSLCYKGKLDEVHAPVITAHFRGDADVKLNVENSFIDGGDGVVCFAFVASESFSILGNMAQRNLLVGYDLQKKTVSFKPTDCTKQ, encoded by the coding sequence ATGACAACAATGTCAAATTCCTCTCTGACCATTCTTTTACTGTGTCTTTGTTACGTCTCTTTCTCAGAGGCTCTCAATGGTGGTTTCACTGTGGAGATCATCCACCGTGactcaccaaaatcaccactcTATCGTCCCACACAAACTCAATTCCAACGGTTTTCCAATGCTGTTCGAAGCTCCATTCATCGTGCTAACCGTTTCAACAAAACTTCCGTCTCTCCAAACACAGTTGAGTCCAATGTAACCCTAGACATAGGTGACTATACCATGAGCTATTCAGTTGGAACCCCAGAGTTCCAAGTTTTTGGCATTGTTGACACAGGCAGTGACATAATTTGGCTACAGTGTCAACCTTGTAAAATTTGTTACGACCAAACCACTCCAGTTTTCAATTCTTCAAACTCCAAGACCTACAAAACCCTACCTTGTTCTTCTAGTTCATGCAAATCAGTGTTTAACACTTGTTCTTCTCCTCAAGAGAAAACTTGTGAATATAGTATTAGGTATGAGGATGGTACACACTCAGAAGGAGATCTTAGTTTGGAGACACTCACTTTAGGCTCCACTAATGGCTCTTCTGTGCAATTTCCTGCAACTGTGATAGGGTGTGGACGTAATAATAGTTTTTCCTCTGAAAAAAGTTCTGGCATAGTTGGTTTGGGAAGTGGACCTGTGTCTCTAATATCTCAATTGAGTTCTTCAATAGGTGGAAGGTTTTCCTATTGTTTTCCAATGATAAATGACAAACCTAGCAAACTCAGTTTTGGAGATGCTGCTGTGGTTTCTGGGAGTGGCACTGTTTCCACCCCAATAGGTTATCATGATCAAGAGACACATTATTACCTAACATTGGAAGCACTGAGTGTTGGAAACAACAGAATAGAGTTTAGAAACTTTTCATCTGGGTCTAATGGAGAGGGAAATATCATAATTGACTCAGGTACAACACTCACTCTTTTGCCAGGTTATGTTTACACAAAGTTGGCATCAGCAGTGGCAAAGGAAATTAAATTAGATCGTGTTGAGGATGCATTTAATCAGTTGAGCCTTTGCTATAAAGGTAAATTAGATGAAGTACATGCACCAGTGATAACAGCACATTTTAGAGGTGATGCAGATGTGAAGTTGAATGTTGAGAACTCCTTTATTGATGGGGGTGATGGGGTAGTTTGCTTTGCTTTCGTGGCAAGTGAGAGTTTTTCCATCTTAGGAAACATGGCTCAGAGAAACCTCTTGGTTGGGTATGACCTGCAGAAGAAAACAGTCTCCTTTAAGCCCACAGATTGTACTAAACAGTGA
- the LOC137832753 gene encoding proline-rich protein 4-like, producing the protein MTKGFTLQCALLFFFLATFSYAPSVLATTQITGNEVNTDGKVSNEEFAKASIEGDDEEAKFKGFFPKPIHILKPIPKPIPIVKPTVKPFPFPVYKPTSKPIPIVKPILKPIPNQEAKFKGFFPTKQIPVVKPIPKIIPVVKPVPVKVYKPVPKLVPIVKPIPILKPIPKQIPILKPIPKPFTVKKPIPTVESEEFLKPNNFFKKPIPKLPLDPKFKKPLLPPLPILKPIPTP; encoded by the exons ATGACAAAAGGTTTCACTCTGCAATGTGCACTTCTGTTCTTCTTCCTTGCCACCTTCTCTTATGCTCCTTCTGTTTTGGCCACAACTCAAATTACAG GGAATGAGGTGAACACAGATGGGAAGGTTTCAAATGAAGAGTTTGCAAAAGCAAGTattgaaggagatgatgaagAAGCAAAATTCAAAGGATTTTTTCCAAAACCAATCCATATTCTTAAACCTATTCCAAAGCCAATTCCCATAGTTAAACCTACTGTTAAACCCTTTCCTTTTCCAGTTTATAAGCCTACATCAAAACCAATTCCCATAGTTAAGCCTATTCTAAAGCCAATTCCCAACCAAGAAGCAAAGTTCAAAGGTTTTTTCCCAACCAAGCAAATTCCAGTAGTTAAGCCAATCCCAAAAATAATTCCTGTTGTGAAGCCAGTCCCTGTCAAAGTATATAAGCCTGTACCAAAACTAGTTCCCATTGTTAAGCCAATTCCTATTCTTAAACCAATTCCAAAGCAAATTCCTATTCTTAAACCAATTCCAAAACCCTTTACAGTGAAAAAGCCCATCCCTACTGTTGAGTCAGAGGAGTTTTTAAAACCAAATAATTTCTTCAAAAAGCCTATTCCTAAGCTACCCCTTGATCCCAAATTCAAGAAGCCACTTCTACCACCATTGCCAATTCTGAAGCCAATTCCTACTCCATGA